The region TATTCATGGATTGACTAAATAAATCTATTATATACCAATTCACGATTTATTCAGCAAACATGTCAACACTATATCTGTTACTTTACCTCATAAATtactattctattctattcatTCCAAATTCTTGTGTCCTACACTAATTTACTACCGgtttactttaaaaaaagttAACATCATTGTATactgtaaaataatttgacaTGGTTAATAACTGGTATGTTTAATAATAGAGTAGGGTTTTTATTTCCTCAACTTTGATTATCAGTTACTAATCTTGCAATCCACCTCATTGATACATCTTACAAAGTATGTACGGAGAACTTTTATTCATGCAAAATAATACTCACCAAACAAAACCagcaataatttatattttaataatttttttttgtaaattattgattaataAAACGACTTCTATGTATTggaataaaacatttttaatattctagTGGATTAGttacatttattttacatttttgtttttttggttttttctttttaaccaCATTTATTTCTCAAATCTGAATAACAGTTGATGCCGATGAACTAAGGAGGCTTGGTAAACGTTTTCGGAAATTGGATCTTGACAATAGCGGTGCATTGAGCATAGATGAATTTATGACGCTACCAGAACTGCAACAAAATCCTTTGGTCCAACgtgtaattgaaatatttgatgcCGATGGTAATGGCGAAGTAGATTTCAAGGAATTCATACAAGGCGTCTCGCAGTTTAGCGTCAAGGTATGtaaagtttattattataacccACAGATAGGTTCAatcgatcaattttattacgatacCTCCAAGCACATGTACATGAAGTGtaaacatttatttctttactatATGGATATTAGTCAACACAAGTGTTCACATACAATGcatatcttttttattttagggTGACAAAGAGAGTAAATTAAGATTCGCATTTCGAATCTATGACATGGACAATGATGGGTACATAAGCAACGGTGAGTTGTTCCAAGTTTTAAAGATGATGgttggaaataatttgaagGATACACAGCTCCAGCAAATTGTAGATAAGACAATTTTGTTCGCCGACAAAGAtgaagatggaaaaatcagCTTCGAGGAGTTTTGTTCGGtatgaataacatttttctttttgatattgtacaaatatcaaaaatttattcaatctaTGCATAAAGGACCAAGTGATGAGAAACatttaacaataatgaaaactGTGTCTTCTAATATAATTAGCAAGTACAAATTAATTGTTTACAAATGTAAATCTGACACAGATACTTTTTTCGGGTTCTTCGTAAACAAATTGACATTTTATGCAATTAAAGATTGCCATCATATAATAAATCACGTATTGTGCATCTGGTACTC is a window of Neodiprion fabricii isolate iyNeoFabr1 chromosome 6, iyNeoFabr1.1, whole genome shotgun sequence DNA encoding:
- the LOC124184446 gene encoding calcineurin subunit B type 2 — encoded protein: MGNESSLPMELCSNFDADELRRLGKRFRKLDLDNSGALSIDEFMTLPELQQNPLVQRVIEIFDADGNGEVDFKEFIQGVSQFSVKGDKESKLRFAFRIYDMDNDGYISNGELFQVLKMMVGNNLKDTQLQQIVDKTILFADKDEDGKISFEEFCSVVGNTDIHKKMVVDV